The following proteins are co-located in the Acidimicrobiia bacterium genome:
- the aceE gene encoding pyruvate dehydrogenase (acetyl-transferring), homodimeric type, with protein sequence MIIDGFAHHLPDIRPDETEEWLEALDDVIGQDGAARAQFLMARLIQYAREQNVGVPASVSTPYVNTIPAEKDAWFPGDEYLESRIRTMIRWNAAVMVIKANHAAEGIGGHLSTFASSAVLYEVGFNHFFRGKADGEPGDHVYIQGHAAPGVYARAFLEHRIDEGQLDGFRREIDGGGLSSYPHPRLMPEFWEYPTVSMGLGPINSIYHARFLRYLNSRGVDDTTDSRVWCFVGDGECDEPETLGSISLAGREKLDNLTWVVNCNLQRLDGPVRGNGKIIQELEAMFRGAGWNVIKVIWGTNWDPLLARDVDGVLVNKMNTTVDGEYQRYKAENGAFVREHFFGPDPRLGKLVEHMTDDDVWALRRGGLDYQKVYSAYKAASELKGAPTVILAKTIKGWQLGQGIQGGMTTHQVKKLTNEQLLELRDRLELHDEIPAEALEGDDEPPYYRPPIDSPETQYLFERRKALNGPLPSRTLGIRAPLTLPDHAPFAEFEAGSGDTEVSTTGVFTRLLRSLARDKNIGQRVVPIIPDEGRTFGMDALFKELKIYASQGQLYEPVDHAMLLSYTESKDGQILEEGITEAGSLASWIAAATSYATRGVPMVPFFAFYSMFGFQRVGDLIWAAGDARSRGFLLGGTAGRTTLLGEGLQHQDGHSHVLASTVPVCEAYDPAFAYELATVIERGLHKMYGEGTDVFYYITIYNENYKQPPKPGGVDDGIMAGLYRFAAAPDGPGQRAAILFSGSAHSAARQARDDLAEHYDVAAELWSATSYKKLREDALEADRWNRLHPSSQPRVPYVTRKLADVGGPVLAVTDYMRMVPDQVAPWVPRTFGSLGTDGFGRSDTREALRRFFEIDTGHIVVGVLALLARDGLVGASVVQHAIERYGIEPDVSPPWKR encoded by the coding sequence GTGATCATCGACGGCTTCGCGCACCATCTTCCCGACATCCGCCCCGATGAGACCGAGGAGTGGCTCGAGGCGCTCGACGACGTCATCGGCCAGGACGGCGCAGCAAGGGCGCAGTTCCTCATGGCGCGGCTCATTCAATATGCCAGGGAACAGAATGTCGGCGTCCCCGCATCCGTGAGCACGCCTTACGTCAACACGATCCCGGCGGAGAAAGACGCGTGGTTCCCCGGCGACGAGTACCTCGAGTCGAGGATCCGGACGATGATCCGATGGAACGCGGCAGTCATGGTCATCAAGGCCAACCACGCCGCCGAGGGCATCGGCGGACACCTCTCGACGTTCGCGTCGTCCGCGGTGCTCTACGAGGTCGGTTTCAACCACTTCTTCAGGGGCAAGGCAGACGGCGAACCCGGTGACCACGTGTACATCCAGGGTCATGCGGCGCCCGGCGTCTACGCCCGGGCGTTCCTCGAGCACCGCATCGACGAGGGGCAGCTCGACGGGTTCAGGCGCGAGATCGACGGCGGAGGCCTGTCGAGCTACCCGCATCCCCGGCTGATGCCCGAGTTCTGGGAGTACCCGACCGTCTCGATGGGGCTCGGGCCGATCAACTCGATCTATCACGCTCGCTTCCTGCGATACCTCAACAGTCGCGGCGTCGACGACACCACGGACTCGCGGGTCTGGTGCTTCGTGGGCGACGGGGAGTGCGACGAACCGGAGACGCTCGGGTCGATATCACTCGCAGGGCGGGAGAAGCTCGACAACCTCACGTGGGTCGTCAACTGCAACCTGCAGCGCCTCGACGGCCCGGTGCGAGGCAACGGGAAGATCATCCAAGAGCTCGAGGCGATGTTCCGGGGGGCCGGCTGGAACGTGATCAAGGTGATCTGGGGGACGAATTGGGATCCGCTGCTGGCCCGCGACGTCGACGGGGTGCTCGTCAACAAGATGAACACGACGGTCGACGGCGAGTACCAGCGATACAAGGCAGAGAACGGGGCGTTCGTCCGCGAGCACTTCTTCGGACCCGACCCTCGGCTCGGCAAGCTCGTCGAGCACATGACCGACGACGATGTGTGGGCCCTTCGCAGGGGCGGCCTCGACTACCAGAAGGTGTACAGCGCCTACAAGGCGGCGTCCGAGCTCAAGGGCGCCCCAACCGTGATCCTCGCCAAGACGATCAAGGGTTGGCAGCTCGGCCAAGGGATCCAAGGCGGGATGACGACGCACCAGGTCAAGAAGCTCACGAACGAGCAGTTGCTCGAACTGCGGGATCGCCTCGAGCTGCACGACGAGATCCCGGCGGAAGCCCTCGAGGGTGACGACGAGCCCCCGTACTACCGCCCGCCGATCGACTCACCCGAGACGCAGTACCTGTTCGAGAGGCGCAAGGCCCTCAACGGTCCGCTGCCGAGCAGGACGCTCGGCATCCGCGCACCACTGACGCTCCCCGACCATGCTCCATTCGCCGAGTTCGAGGCGGGTTCCGGCGACACCGAGGTGTCGACCACGGGGGTGTTCACGCGCTTGTTGCGCAGCTTGGCTCGCGACAAGAACATCGGGCAGCGGGTCGTGCCGATCATCCCGGACGAGGGCAGGACGTTCGGCATGGATGCCCTGTTCAAGGAGCTCAAGATCTACGCGTCGCAGGGGCAGCTCTACGAACCGGTGGACCACGCCATGCTGCTGTCGTACACCGAGAGCAAGGACGGGCAGATCCTCGAGGAGGGGATCACCGAGGCGGGGTCACTCGCCAGCTGGATCGCGGCTGCGACGTCGTACGCCACCCGCGGCGTCCCGATGGTGCCATTCTTCGCGTTCTACTCGATGTTCGGCTTCCAGCGGGTCGGCGACCTCATCTGGGCGGCCGGCGACGCCCGGAGCAGGGGGTTCCTACTCGGAGGGACGGCGGGGCGCACGACGCTGCTCGGCGAGGGACTGCAGCACCAGGACGGCCACAGCCACGTTCTCGCCTCGACGGTCCCCGTCTGCGAGGCATACGACCCGGCGTTCGCCTACGAGCTCGCAACCGTCATCGAGCGCGGGCTCCACAAGATGTACGGTGAGGGGACGGATGTCTTCTACTACATCACGATCTACAACGAGAACTACAAGCAACCGCCGAAGCCGGGGGGTGTCGACGACGGGATCATGGCCGGCCTCTACCGCTTCGCCGCCGCGCCGGACGGTCCAGGGCAGCGTGCGGCCATCCTGTTCTCGGGTTCGGCCCACTCGGCGGCGCGGCAAGCACGGGACGACCTCGCCGAGCATTACGACGTCGCAGCCGAGTTGTGGAGCGCCACGTCGTACAAGAAGCTGAGGGAGGACGCCCTCGAGGCAGACCGTTGGAACAGGCTCCACCCGTCGTCACAGCCGCGGGTGCCGTACGTCACCCGCAAGCTCGCAGACGTCGGGGGACCGGTTCTGGCGGTCACCGACTACATGCGAATGGTCCCGGACCAGGTGGCGCCTTGGGTGCCGCGCACATTCGGCTCCCTCGGCACGGACGGCTTCGGTCGAAGCGACACGAGAGAAGCGCTGCGCCGCTTCTTCGAGATCGACACCGGGCACATCGTGGTCGGCGTCCTCGCTCTGCTCGCCCGCGACGGGTTGGTTGGCGCCTCCGTCGTCCAGCATGCGATCGAGCGCTATGGCATCGAGCCTGACGTGTCCCCCCCGTGGAAGCGATGA
- a CDS encoding calcium-binding protein yields the protein MIIRTLVVRAATAFLVMLGLLAAPGPAVAAAQKCPTFGERDTTGNLTNSSIIEASGLVASRTHDNVYWTHNDSGGTNRIYAINQKGKNLGSFRFGNVSVSDLEDIAIGPGPGKRDHIYVADIGDNGRKRPYVRIYRFPEPKIRDSHGDVQLPDSAVDVFYYRYENPSGGTWSRDAEGLAVDPQTGDVVVMEKELGTYQGIDRASWVYRIKKKELVDGRTTTAKAMVAVRARFERTTVGPVTALDISSNGRLIMAKNGYEVFSWIRATGDSVFQTLAARPVTGCVWEGVGSEALAIKRGMGAFLSVPEGRHAPVSRIDLKVPGGGGGGGGNGSGKGECNYLDATIVGTSGNDVIVGTSGRDIIDAKGGNDVITGLGGRDVICGGKGDDVIRGNSGSDMLRGGPGRDKIIGGGGYDNLVGGRHDDVLKGRNDNDRLWGNRGDDTLRGGAGTDWLYGGSGNDDCSGGEKSGC from the coding sequence ATGATCATCCGTACCCTCGTGGTCCGGGCGGCGACAGCGTTTCTCGTCATGCTCGGCCTCCTCGCCGCTCCCGGTCCTGCGGTGGCGGCAGCCCAGAAGTGCCCGACGTTCGGCGAGCGCGATACGACCGGCAACCTCACGAACTCGAGCATCATCGAGGCGTCCGGGCTCGTCGCTTCCCGCACCCATGACAACGTGTACTGGACGCACAACGACAGCGGTGGCACGAACCGCATCTATGCCATCAACCAGAAGGGCAAGAACCTGGGCTCCTTCCGGTTCGGCAACGTGAGCGTCTCGGATCTCGAGGACATCGCCATCGGCCCGGGGCCCGGCAAGAGGGACCACATCTACGTCGCCGACATCGGAGACAACGGTCGCAAGCGCCCGTACGTGCGCATCTACCGTTTCCCCGAGCCGAAGATCAGGGACTCGCACGGCGACGTTCAGCTTCCGGACTCCGCCGTCGACGTCTTCTACTACAGGTACGAGAACCCGTCGGGCGGAACGTGGTCGCGCGACGCAGAGGGCCTGGCGGTCGATCCCCAGACGGGCGACGTCGTCGTGATGGAGAAGGAGCTCGGCACCTACCAGGGTATCGACAGGGCGAGCTGGGTGTACCGCATCAAGAAGAAGGAGCTCGTCGACGGCCGGACGACCACCGCCAAGGCGATGGTGGCTGTGCGTGCCCGATTCGAGCGCACGACCGTCGGGCCGGTCACAGCACTCGACATCTCATCGAACGGACGCCTCATCATGGCGAAGAACGGATATGAGGTGTTCTCGTGGATCCGCGCCACGGGCGACAGTGTCTTCCAGACGCTCGCGGCGCGGCCGGTGACCGGATGCGTCTGGGAGGGCGTCGGCAGCGAGGCCCTCGCCATCAAGCGCGGGATGGGCGCCTTCCTGTCCGTCCCCGAGGGAAGGCATGCTCCGGTGAGCCGCATCGACTTGAAGGTTCCGGGCGGTGGCGGAGGCGGAGGTGGCAACGGCAGCGGCAAAGGCGAGTGCAACTACCTCGATGCGACGATCGTGGGGACGAGCGGCAACGACGTGATCGTCGGAACCTCCGGGCGTGACATCATCGACGCCAAGGGCGGCAACGACGTGATCACAGGGCTCGGCGGGCGCGACGTGATTTGCGGCGGCAAGGGCGATGACGTGATTCGCGGAAACTCCGGTAGCGACATGCTGCGCGGCGGCCCAGGGCGTGACAAGATCATCGGTGGTGGCGGATACGACAACCTCGTCGGTGGAAGGCACGACGACGTGCTCAAG